tttatcacactccaaacattcatattcttccataaaacatcaaaatacatgcatgtaattcatgggtaaaattttaaacacaaaccctagttcaaaacaatggtaaaaataggtaaatcttgttagaggattttaaaaacgtaaaaatcattaaaaacggggatagaacggacttacaatcgagcttggaagctttaaaaaccctagccatggtttctccatgaaattttaggcctaggggttgaagatggacaaaaattggcttttaattttgtttttaattcattttaataactaaaataaccaaaatgcccttaatgaaaaactttggaaacatgcctaaccatacccatttttgtccatcaacttaaccaatgatctaattaccatataaagacctcaaatttaaaatttcataacaattggacacctctaacatatagaactcaacttttgcactttttacaatttagtccttttgactaaattgagtgcccaaacgtcaaaattttcgaacgaaattttcacaaaatcattttttgaaatcgtagaccataaaaatataatgaaaataattttttttctcgtcaaatttgtggtcccgaaaccactatttcgactaTCCCCAAATTCAGACTGTTACATGCACTCActgttatttatatattatataatttataacacaaaGACTAAacctataataatatataactatAATGTAAAgagtaaactactaaaatagtaacttttttttgtttttggttatattttagtcacttatgtttaaaatgttatgttttaatcacttacgtagtcattttattatattttggtcactgaACCGTTAATTGTCGTTGACGGTATAGCGGTAAGCTAATATGACAcgttaaataatcatttcaaacgaaaatatTAGGTTAAATTGTACAATTGGCCtctatattttttcgttttgagcaatttaatttttttttcttttatgttcttttaattttctttttttcttttatgttcttttaattttctttcttttccattatcttttgcttctccctctgttttcctttGTTCTCTATTTcatttaacgtagtttttctatgttttcctcTTCTTTTAACATAACTCTTTTATGTTTCTGaaataagaaaaggcaaaagctggaaccaaaataaaacttacctCGCACATTCTCACCCTACAATTACAAACCCTCATCATCCATTGTCATTTTGATAGGCCAATTCAGATCTCTCAATGACCTAGTCCACAAGCTTGCCTCACTCAAATACCTCGTCAGTCATGACTTATAGTGGTCCACCCTCAACAGAGTTTCTTGAGCTCATTCCCTCAACCTCCTAACCAACCCCCATGACCACTTTATCTACTTTACCTACAACATTCATGCCCTCTTGAAACTACGTTGTTTAATGAATTCTTCAAACGAGCTTGACactctcaatgactaaaatggcCACCATACAaaacttagggtgagtttggatgggcggtgcgtttacctgccgttagtgtaaaaacaacggtggcggtgagattagacactgtagcgatactgtagcgtgagacaaaaaataaactaaacgcaccgcactgcacccaatcgcccatccaaacccacccttactCTCAACTTTACCCAAACCAGTTTGGTTCCATGCTCGACTTCCAATCAAGCTTGCTTGGGAATATCCAAAAAtgtttagatcaattttattgtttgcttaattttgttcgtcagaaaataaaagaaaaggaaacgaATAATATACATGATTCtatcaaaatttggaaaaggaaaaaaaattgctttgagtgtaaataattcaatttatgtttaaatttgattaaggacatggtttttatattgattaattaaatctaGTTTCagtttcaaaattatattatattcaaatcGAGATTTGATTAAGAATGATTGATATTCGATcttgagtaaaatttaatttagaaatcATGTGAAAGAAACAATACTTGGTTTATTTGGTGGGGCAAAGATTATGCTTTTGCATTGAAGgatatgaaaagagaaaaaaataaaggggtagaagaagaggagaaaaaaaaagaaaaaaattgctaaaaaataaaaatacaaggactagCTGTGCaaattgacctaaaattttagtctGATATGATGAAATAACGGGCCACACCAATTTGTCATTACACCACTAACATCAGTTAACAACTCAATGATCAAAATGTAATAAAACGAAACACAAATGACCAAAACGTGACATTTTagatgtaagtgactaaaatgtaacctgaagcaaataaaagtgactattttaatagtttgtcctaatgtaaatattttaaaaaaaatgttaaaggactatcaacaaaattttaataaataaaaaaattaaattattaaatattaaatataatataatataaatatttttaaaaaattcaaaaataaaaataaaaagaaccaACCAAAAAATTTGGATTAACCATTTACATTTTAAGCTCATAGTTTAAGtatatcaatatcaatatcatGCCGACCTGACCATCAACAGCTCTAATAGTGTATATATCCAGTGCAATTCGCCACGAATCATGTGGTACTATATCATATGCCACAAGAGGTGGGGTTGTTTGAACTGTGTTACCCCGGATCTGTTTCGATACATATTTAGTTCATGGGTATAAAACAGGATCCCAAAGATACGAAAAAACTTCGGAGGAGGAGTATACAGTATACCCTACTGAAGTTAGATAATGGAACTCCAGAAATCAACAGCCTATACCATCAAATAATAGAAGATAAAAGGTTCTAAAGTTATCAAATGAAAATGCAAAATACTAGCATGTAGAATCCTCTCTTTCTgttctttgaaatattttaaaattcacaaCGGAATCACTTCATTTTGACACGAGAACCTACAGTTCAGTTTTTCGATAATACAATGTCCAGAAAGTATGGTTACGGTGTTTTCCTGTATCGAAACAACCCACAGTAAATGAATTGTGGATGAATATAATCAACCCTTTAAAGAGTATTTCTTCCCTGTAAATGGCTGGAACTTCGGCTCTTCCTTCTTTTCAGGCTGCTCCGATCTAGTCTCTTTTCCGGATTCCTGAAAAATTAGATGAATAACGGTAAAGATAGGATGGGTAACGGTAAAGCAAATTGGTAAAAGAAAGATCATGCAGAAATGATGAGTACCTGTTTTGTATCCTTAGAACGGTTGACATGTGATCCGAATACGAGTTTCCCTTGAGCCTGGCCTGCGGTAGCTTGTGAACTAGATCCCGAATAAGGTCGGGTATTATTCCCATTAGAAATAGCAGGTCCTTTGTCTTTTGACCCGGATGAAGAAGCTGGTGGAGACTGCTGCTTCAGAGGCTTCCCATCCAAGCGTCTTGCCGTACCAGTAAAGGCGCTAAACTTTGGTTCAGCCTCAGCAGGAGCTTCTTCAACTGAACGAACAAAGAAGATTACGAGCATAAGAAAACAGGAGAAAAATCGGCTATACGATAAACAGTATGGTTAATGAAGGTTAAGCGCAATTTGTTAGCCTTCATTTCACCTTGAGACGATGCTCTGTTCGAAGAAGTTGGTGCAGCAGGCCGTTCTGGCTCCTTGTAATCCAGGGGAGGAGCAAAATCCACCTCACAGTCTGTCTCGATGATGCTTATTGCATTGGATGGCTTTGTCTCAATGATATCTATgtaatactttttattattatatgccACCATAATACTATCCCCGGTGGTTAAACAGGAATAATTCCTCAGTGTTGTCTCCAAGCTGCACAATAAATAAAAAGCGAGACACTTAAATCAACGGAAACAGATTCAAGGACCCGTGTTCGTAAATCATCTATAAGGATGAAACTGGGAAAAAGATTCGAGAATCTACTTCACTGAACACAGAAATTTGTTTGGCTCACACAAAGCTGAATTAAAAAACATTGCCAACATCCATGAACAGTATATGAATTGATGATAACATATGTCTCGAGTTTGAAAACTGACTTCTTAGCTTAACATCAAACATCAAAGAATCAAGCAtgaatgtttttcaaaaaataacccACTCACATAGCTTTTGGGTTTGAGATATCCAAAAAGTCCTTCGTGTGGGGTTGTAATTTAACATAGGTTCCCTTTGGAAGAGTTACATTTTTCACCCTCACGATATCTCCCTCTTGTAGGACCAAATTCTCCATCATCTACACGAAAaccattaaaaaacaaaacgGTGCGAATCAGATAAGTAGATTTCTTAGATCTAGGCAGACCAAAGGCAATATGCAAATACTCCTAACTCGAAGCATAAATACACCGAAAGATGCATTGCCTACCCAATATGGCATATAGATCATGCCTTCTTCTGCAATAAACTCCAGTACTCCACAATGAGAGACACGCTCGGCAGCATCGTTCCGAAGCTCAAATAACATTGGATAATCAATATGCAGAGATGCtgcataattttattaacacATTAGCATTCCATATGACTTAGGAAGAACAAACACTAATTGATAAAGAACCTTGGAGGCCCTTATAGTAGGTgtcggattgcattttgcccctctactaaaaaaaatgagcaaactagTCCTGTTAAAAatatcatccatttctactgtcAAAAACTGGTCTCTCTACATCAAAACGAGGAGCACTTGACAAGTCATGTGTAACAGTCTGGTTATTCGGTCAAGCACACCAATTTTTaaagtagaaatggatgaaaatttttaacaaaaaggactagtttgctctttgtATTAAGatatagggattaatttgctcattttttgagtaaaaaggGACAAATAAAATCTGAAACAACAAATTACACAAATTTAATGCCACGACTAAAACAACAAACCTAAGCGATCAAGGGCTGATGGAGGCATTATAACTGAAACAACAATGAAAAAGAAGTACACATTAGGAACTTGCACATAAATGAAAAGGGAACATATTGCCATAAACCATAGATCTTAAAAACTTACTTTTATCACCACTTTCGATTTGCGGCTGcagtaaaacaacaaaaaaagaataaatgatCACAACCACATGCCATAATCATTGACCACATGCGTAACAAATCGAGATATtgaaacatacaaaaataacaaTCCATTTTTTCAAACCTTCTCGATGAAAGATGCCGGGTAACATCGGTAACTCTGCTCAAACGATGTCCCATGATAACCGTACCCATCAAAAAACTGCGAAATAGAGCGACATAGAGAATTAAAAATGACTACCATTTACTGTCATCTCATATCCATTGTAATCCAAACTTCAAAGTTACAGGCTGAGTTTAATAACAATTGAAATCACCCCATAAGCATTCATTAAAACTAGATAATCCAAATAATGGGGGAAAAAGAATGTAAAACTCACCATCTTGTATTGTTTGTAAAACGGTCAAACCAGATAACTTATTGTTCAAGTTCCCTACAAGAAAAAGATAAgatcattcaaattaatatatatatatatatatatataacttagttcactaaaattaaaaaaatgtaaaaaaaaaaagttactaaTTTGCACAATTTCCACAATTCCTTCTATTTTAGAATCAAAAGTGC
The sequence above is a segment of the Gossypium raimondii isolate GPD5lz chromosome 4, ASM2569854v1, whole genome shotgun sequence genome. Coding sequences within it:
- the LOC105780351 gene encoding uncharacterized protein LOC105780351; this encodes MFFDGYGYHGTSFEQSYRCYPASFIEKPQIESGDKIIMPPSALDRLASLHIDYPMLFELRNDAAERVSHCGVLEFIAEEGMIYMPYWMMENLVLQEGDIVRVKNVTLPKGTYVKLQPHTKDFLDISNPKAILETTLRNYSCLTTGDSIMVAYNNKKYYIDIIETKPSNAISIIETDCEVDFAPPLDYKEPERPAAPTSSNRASSQVEEAPAEAEPKFSAFTGTARRLDGKPLKQQSPPASSSGSKDKGPAISNGNNTRPYSGSSSQATAGQAQGKLVFGSHVNRSKDTKQESGKETRSEQPEKKEEPKFQPFTGKKYSLKG